A genome region from Magnolia sinica isolate HGM2019 chromosome 8, MsV1, whole genome shotgun sequence includes the following:
- the LOC131252702 gene encoding UDP-glycosyltransferase 76B1-like, with protein sequence MEKAKDLQIQEMKAPRLVMFPLPFQGHINPMLQLATLLNSKGFSITIIHTHFNSPNPSHFPNFHFESILDGLSDDQALDPITLISILNDTCQEPFQDCLSRLLSNGPDPPIKCIITDTVFHFTQAVADQLGLPRIVLRANGATTATATYKLLREKGYFSMKDQRLDSLVPEFPPLRVRDLPSFSTADLEMVYQLSIKMENAIKASSGFLVNTFNDLEPIELEKLRRDYHLVQIFTIGPLNKFSPGSSNSLLTQDHSCMAWLDKQAPRSVIYVSFGSLASISKTDLVEIACGLANSDQPFLWVVRPGSIHGHDWVELPEGFEEKTRERGKIVKWAPQQEVLAHPSVGGFWTHNGWNSTLESICEGVPMLCCPYLWDQKANARYVSHLWRVGVQLENGFERDEIEWAIRRLMVDTEGEKMRERISGLQEKAMNCIRKGGSSYESLESVVDLIMSF encoded by the exons ATGGAAAAGGCAAAAGACCTCCAAATCCAGGAAATGAAAGCCCCTCGTTTGGTGATGTTCCCACTCCCATTTCAAGGACACATAAATCCCATGCTTCAACTGGCCACTCTCCTAAACTCCAAAGGATTCTCAATCACCATAATTCatactcatttcaactctcccaaTCCATCCCACTTCCCCAACTTCCACTTTGAGTCCATATTGGATGGCTTATCGGACGATCAGGCCTTGGACCCGATAACCCTTATCTCCATCCTCAACGATACGTGCCAAGAACCGTTCCAGGATTGTTTGTCTCGGTTACTATCGAATGGCCCAGATCCTCCAATCAAGTGCATCATCACGGATACGGTCTTCCATTTCACTCAAGCTGTCGCCGACCAGTTAGGGCTGCCGAGGATTGTGCTACGTGCCAATGGTGCCACCACTGCCACTGCAACTTATAAGCTTCTGAGAGAAAAGGGATACTTTTCCATGAAAG ATCAACGGCTGGATTCGCTGGTCCCGGAGTTTCCACCCCTCAGAGTCAGGGATCTACCCAGCTTCAGCACGGCAGATCTTGAGATGGTATATCAATTATCGATCAAGATGGAAAATGCAATAAAGGCCTCTTCTGGCTTCCTGGTGAACACATTCAATGATCTTGAGCCAATTGAACTGGAGAAACTAAGACGAGATTATCATCTTGTTCAGATCTTCACGATCGGCCCACTCAATAAATTCTCACCGGGCTCGTCGAACAGCTTGCTGACACAAGACCACAGCTGCATGGCTTGGCTAGACAAACAAGCACCACGGTCCGTCATTTATGTCAGTTTTGGGAGCTTAGCTTCCATTAGTAAAACAGATCTGGTGGAGATAGCCTGTGGGCTTGCCAATAGTGATCAACCCTTCTTGTGGGTGGTCCGGCCTGGTTCTATCCATGGCCACGACTGGGTCGAACTGCCAGAAGGGTTTGAAGAGAAGACAAGGGAGAGGGGCAAGAtcgttaagtgggccccacaacaagaaGTGCTGGCCCACCCATCAGTTGGAGGATTTTGGACACACAATGGTTGGAACTCCACGTTGGAGAGCATATGTGAAGGGGTCCCCATGCTATGTTGTCCTTATTTATGGGACCAAAAGGCAAATGCTAGGTATGTGAGccatctttggagggtgggagtGCAACTTGAGAATGGATTTGAGAGAGATGAGATAGAATGGGCCATAAGAAGATTGATGGTGGATACTGAAggggagaagatgagagagaggatAAGTGGTCTACAGGAAAAGGCAATGAATTGTATAAGGAAAGGAGGTTCTTCATATGAGTCATTAGAGAGTGTGGTTGATCTTATCATGTCATTTTAA